One window of Thermocoleostomius sinensis A174 genomic DNA carries:
- a CDS encoding SpoIIE family protein phosphatase: MAVIQGSKLRLMVVDDESDNLDLLYRTFRREFEVFRADSGIKALQILEQEGEMGIIISDQRMPRMNGTEFLSRTVQLYPDTIRILLTGYTDVEDLVGAINQGKVFKYITKPWNPQELETIVRQAAETYQVVKQRTSELHRILRRESIFNAVTTAIRRSLDYHSMLKTVVNTIGHTFKADACVLYPLEATAKIELPLKPYIYTATPASDCPILFPINFDSSHSRSHSPSEKVGVATDMAEDHSLSKQIHLDQLFDDRQIQWLEPDVHYPYRRLVLPLIYQQENLAVLVLYQREQAQVWSDDEVYLIQQVTEQAALAVSQAKLYQRTQQQTEQMRAELAVARQIQMNLLRQCWSTSSTVRIQAQCQPAREVGGDFFEVYVHPQGDVWIAVGDVSGKGVPAALFMASAISLLRRELAQEHPPDPHLILQNMNTSLSEDLVGSNCFITIVLARYSPNRRELVYANAGHIYPLVWSRKLLSGLRTTNIEQVTSDYLDSTHLEPHYLKVRGVPLGILPVWQAASGHLTLAPGEILLMTSDGITEATIINSTSGSHNFMLQQTGLWNLLSQQQGELNLGELLAQIQAHTPYQEDDQTILSLEVL, from the coding sequence ATGGCTGTGATACAGGGAAGCAAACTGAGGTTGATGGTGGTTGATGATGAATCAGATAACCTGGATTTGCTCTATCGCACATTTCGGCGAGAATTCGAGGTATTTAGGGCTGATAGTGGTATCAAAGCCCTGCAAATCCTAGAGCAAGAAGGAGAAATGGGCATCATTATTTCAGACCAACGGATGCCTCGCATGAATGGGACTGAGTTTCTTAGCCGTACCGTTCAGCTTTATCCTGATACCATTCGCATTTTGCTGACTGGGTATACCGATGTCGAAGATTTGGTGGGCGCAATTAACCAAGGCAAAGTGTTTAAGTACATCACCAAGCCGTGGAATCCTCAAGAATTGGAGACGATCGTGCGGCAGGCGGCCGAAACCTATCAGGTGGTGAAGCAACGCACCAGTGAATTACACCGAATTCTGCGACGAGAATCAATCTTTAATGCTGTTACAACTGCTATTCGTAGGTCGTTGGACTATCACAGTATGTTGAAAACGGTGGTCAATACGATCGGACACACCTTTAAAGCAGATGCTTGTGTGCTGTATCCCCTAGAAGCAACCGCTAAGATTGAGTTACCCTTAAAGCCATATATTTATACAGCAACGCCTGCATCAGATTGTCCGATTCTTTTCCCTATCAACTTTGACAGTTCTCATTCAAGGTCTCACTCGCCCTCAGAGAAAGTTGGTGTGGCAACTGATATGGCAGAGGACCATTCTCTGTCCAAGCAAATTCACTTAGATCAGCTTTTCGACGATCGACAAATTCAATGGCTTGAACCTGATGTTCATTATCCCTACAGGCGACTGGTTCTGCCATTAATCTACCAACAAGAAAACCTGGCGGTGCTGGTGCTTTATCAACGTGAACAAGCTCAGGTTTGGTCTGACGATGAGGTGTATTTGATTCAACAGGTGACGGAACAAGCTGCCCTAGCTGTATCGCAAGCCAAGCTCTATCAACGCACGCAACAACAAACCGAGCAAATGCGTGCCGAACTGGCGGTGGCTCGTCAAATTCAAATGAATTTGCTGCGGCAGTGTTGGTCTACTTCGTCCACGGTACGAATACAAGCCCAGTGTCAGCCAGCGCGAGAAGTGGGCGGAGATTTCTTTGAGGTGTATGTTCACCCCCAAGGAGATGTGTGGATTGCGGTTGGCGATGTGTCGGGTAAAGGAGTGCCAGCAGCGCTGTTTATGGCCAGTGCCATTTCTCTGCTGCGGCGTGAACTGGCGCAAGAACATCCGCCTGATCCTCACCTGATTTTACAAAACATGAATACCAGTCTGTCAGAGGATTTGGTAGGAAGCAATTGTTTTATCACAATCGTCCTAGCACGCTACAGTCCCAATCGGCGCGAATTAGTGTATGCCAATGCTGGACATATTTATCCATTGGTGTGGTCTCGTAAACTACTCTCTGGTTTAAGGACAACGAACATAGAGCAGGTCACATCCGATTATCTAGATTCAACTCATCTTGAACCTCACTACCTCAAGGTGCGCGGGGTTCCTTTGGGTATCCTTCCAGTGTGGCAAGCCGCTTCCGGTCATCTCACCCTAGCCCCAGGGGAAATTTTGCTGATGACCAGTGACGGCATTACCGAAGCGACCATCATAAATTCTACTTCTGGCTCCCACAATTTCATGCTTCAGCAAACTGGATTATGGAATCTATTGTCGCAACAACAAGGGGAATTGAATCTGGGTGAGTTGCTAGCTCAAATTCAAGCTCATACGCCCTATCAGGAAGACGACCAAACTATCCTTTCTCTGGAGGTTCTGTAG
- a CDS encoding ATP-binding protein, protein MKTELHIPSDLKFLTIVENWLLGSLELELHDQVEWARQSNRLRLVLVEAYSNVVRHAHREQPNLPVLIRMELKDRDLQLEIWDYGSGFDLSTYLPPEPDNQQEGGYGWLILNRLMDRVEYRLQINGKNCLVMQTTLPDLPAEPMIPEG, encoded by the coding sequence ATGAAAACGGAGCTACACATTCCAAGTGATTTGAAGTTTTTGACGATCGTAGAAAATTGGTTATTAGGATCTTTAGAACTTGAGCTTCATGATCAAGTTGAGTGGGCGCGGCAATCGAATCGGTTGCGATTAGTGTTAGTTGAAGCCTATTCCAACGTGGTACGTCATGCTCACCGCGAACAGCCAAACCTACCCGTTCTAATTCGCATGGAACTCAAAGATCGTGATCTTCAACTAGAAATTTGGGATTATGGCAGCGGGTTCGATTTGTCTACCTACTTGCCGCCTGAGCCTGACAATCAGCAAGAGGGGGGATATGGGTGGTTAATTCTAAATCGCCTGATGGATCGGGTGGAATATCGGTTGCAAATTAATGGAAAGAACTGTTTGGTGATGCAAACCACACTGCCGGATTTACCCGCTGAACCTATGATTCCAGAAGGCTGA
- a CDS encoding SpoIID/LytB domain-containing protein, producing MPKIESVNKYELRLGMAGQDSRKAFFRKWHLPKLIPLSRFERLTRSRRWLLLSGMSLGFVLLLGVSHRLIAQFAQFESAAPSVPISAPSPIARVTSLSSSPSPRLAAPPAASPSPTAKRATTGKQQIEQAPEPTLTQEQQAAQQQAIAELEASIPTVDSLVEMKVAIEVNVSSATVGVSNEALLLDGDGNRLDTLSPGTSYTAQADGSSISFNGSALPSLIWIEPPVGSLFYLGDRPYRGRLLLAVENGRLWVVNVVSLRNYLYSVVASEVSANWNVEALKAQAVAARSYALTYYFEPVNTLYDLGDDEYFQVYSGTNREDDRIRQAVDATAGEFVSYRGEVVESLYAASDDIVKEAFQGQGMSQLGALGLAEQGYTYKQILANYYPNTSVGGIAQDF from the coding sequence ATGCCTAAAATCGAATCAGTGAATAAATATGAATTGCGGTTGGGTATGGCTGGACAAGATTCTCGTAAAGCATTTTTTCGCAAATGGCATCTTCCGAAACTAATCCCGCTAAGTCGGTTCGAACGGCTGACCCGATCGCGGCGATGGCTATTGCTTAGTGGAATGTCTCTAGGGTTCGTGCTGTTGCTGGGAGTTAGCCATCGGCTGATTGCACAGTTTGCGCAGTTTGAATCAGCAGCCCCCTCGGTACCAATCTCCGCGCCTTCCCCAATCGCCAGGGTTACTAGCCTGTCTTCCTCGCCTTCGCCTCGCCTCGCTGCTCCCCCTGCCGCATCGCCCAGTCCAACCGCCAAGCGAGCCACCACCGGAAAACAACAGATAGAGCAAGCACCCGAACCAACCCTGACCCAAGAACAGCAAGCGGCTCAACAGCAAGCCATTGCTGAGCTAGAAGCGTCTATTCCCACAGTGGACTCGTTGGTAGAGATGAAAGTAGCGATCGAGGTAAATGTTTCCTCTGCAACCGTGGGCGTATCGAACGAGGCGTTGCTACTCGATGGGGACGGCAATAGGCTCGATACCTTATCGCCCGGTACAAGTTATACTGCCCAAGCCGATGGTAGCTCGATTTCATTTAACGGTTCTGCTTTGCCATCATTAATCTGGATTGAACCGCCAGTTGGATCGCTGTTTTATCTAGGCGATCGACCTTATCGGGGTCGCTTGCTGCTGGCAGTAGAGAACGGGCGACTGTGGGTGGTCAATGTTGTGAGTTTGCGGAATTACCTTTACAGTGTGGTAGCTAGCGAAGTTTCTGCCAACTGGAATGTAGAAGCACTTAAAGCCCAAGCCGTTGCTGCTCGTTCCTATGCCTTGACGTATTATTTTGAACCAGTGAATACTCTGTATGATTTGGGAGACGATGAATACTTTCAGGTATATAGCGGCACAAATCGAGAAGACGATCGCATTCGTCAAGCTGTGGATGCGACCGCTGGAGAATTTGTCAGCTACCGAGGTGAGGTGGTAGAGTCGCTTTACGCTGCATCCGATGACATTGTAAAAGAAGCATTTCAGGGACAAGGCATGAGTCAATTAGGAGCACTTGGGCTAGCCGAACAGGGTTACACCTACAAGCAAATTTTGGCTAATTACTATCCCAACACTAGCGTTGGCGGCATTGCTCAAGATTTTTAG
- the yqeK gene encoding bis(5'-nucleosyl)-tetraphosphatase (symmetrical) YqeK, translated as MRQQVLAWLADNVPESRIKHVLRVEQMAISLAQIHELDVGKAAQSGLMHDLAKYFKPQQLLEIAHREGWTLDPVDELNPHLLHADVSAVVARDIFGVEDQEILMAIANHTLGRPAMGPLSCVIFLSDSLEPGRGDTPELNTLRRVAERNLFQAVWMNCDYTLKYLIESRRLVHPRVLLTRNWFLQHSPFLPLKRSSNMLPTQAHAS; from the coding sequence TTGCGCCAACAAGTCTTAGCCTGGTTAGCTGACAATGTTCCCGAATCCCGCATCAAGCATGTTCTGAGAGTCGAACAGATGGCTATTTCACTAGCTCAGATACATGAGTTAGATGTGGGTAAGGCGGCTCAGTCTGGGTTGATGCATGACCTCGCCAAGTATTTCAAACCGCAGCAGCTTCTAGAGATTGCACATCGGGAAGGCTGGACACTAGATCCTGTTGACGAACTGAATCCACACTTACTTCATGCCGATGTCAGTGCAGTTGTGGCACGAGACATTTTTGGAGTAGAAGATCAAGAAATATTAATGGCGATTGCAAATCACACCTTGGGTAGACCCGCCATGGGTCCTCTAAGTTGTGTCATATTCTTGTCTGACAGTTTAGAGCCTGGACGCGGTGATACACCAGAACTGAATACGCTGCGACGAGTAGCAGAACGTAATCTATTCCAGGCAGTTTGGATGAATTGTGACTATACGCTCAAATATTTAATTGAAAGTCGTCGATTAGTGCATCCCCGAGTGCTGTTAACCCGCAATTGGTTTTTGCAACACAGTCCGTTTTTGCCTCTAAAGAGGTCTTCTAACATGCTCCCTACGCAGGCTCACGCTTCATGA
- the rsfS gene encoding ribosome silencing factor, translated as MLSSSYIHSNSHPVAANSSNATSTSDDDSSYLLAQTIAQAADDRKGGDIVLLKVADVSYLADYFVVVTGFSNVQVRAIANSIEDRVEEEWQRRPLRTEGQMEGSWVLMDYGDVIVHIFLPKEREFYSLESFWGHAEQVHFSLSTSP; from the coding sequence ATGCTAAGTTCCTCTTACATTCACTCAAACTCGCACCCGGTGGCGGCCAATTCATCCAACGCAACCTCTACTTCAGACGACGACAGCAGCTACTTGCTAGCCCAGACGATTGCCCAAGCCGCCGACGATCGTAAAGGTGGTGATATTGTTCTGCTAAAAGTGGCTGATGTGTCGTACCTCGCTGACTATTTTGTGGTGGTGACAGGCTTCTCAAATGTGCAAGTGCGAGCGATCGCCAACTCCATTGAAGATCGGGTTGAAGAGGAATGGCAGCGCCGTCCGTTACGCACCGAAGGACAGATGGAAGGCAGTTGGGTGTTGATGGATTATGGCGATGTCATTGTTCATATTTTTCTGCCCAAGGAACGTGAGTTCTATAGCCTAGAATCCTTCTGGGGTCATGCTGAGCAAGTTCATTTCTCTCTATCCACTTCACCGTAG
- a CDS encoding CGLD27 family protein, which translates to MPSAPVCPVPIEQQPINEYQELKESWFFRWATLDLWAYLKPVFVLWSVSWIVSGPVAAASFSLTKHPTQFVLLGAAGALVLPTLALLRLYLGWVYVCNRLFQPTVPYEESGWYDGQVWTKPDDVLQRDQLIVTYQIRSILKRLQLTFAAIALLYLLGSGIWQLL; encoded by the coding sequence ATGCCCTCTGCCCCTGTTTGTCCAGTGCCCATTGAGCAGCAGCCCATCAACGAATATCAAGAGTTAAAAGAGTCTTGGTTCTTTCGATGGGCGACATTGGATCTATGGGCATATTTGAAACCTGTATTCGTTCTGTGGAGCGTGAGTTGGATTGTTTCGGGCCCAGTAGCAGCAGCTAGCTTCTCGTTGACTAAACATCCAACTCAGTTTGTTCTCCTAGGAGCCGCTGGAGCACTGGTTTTGCCAACCTTAGCGTTGTTGCGGCTATATTTGGGGTGGGTGTATGTATGTAATCGTCTGTTTCAACCAACTGTCCCTTATGAGGAGTCAGGCTGGTATGATGGGCAAGTTTGGACGAAACCCGATGATGTACTACAGCGCGATCAACTGATCGTGACGTACCAAATTCGATCGATTCTCAAGCGGTTGCAGTTAACCTTCGCCGCGATCGCGCTTCTTTACCTGCTAGGTAGCGGTATTTGGCAACTTTTATGA
- a CDS encoding asparaginase: MTRGKRTIHTAELQVRLLREGIIESTHRVQAVVADNRGRALSVAGSPETATFVRSALKPFQALTVASSGALERYSLTDRDLAIICSSHQGTVEQARQVFNILWRCDVDPSALQCPIPPGRRSRLEHNCSGKHAGMLAVCRQLNYPLSNYTQRNHPVQRLILGKIAELLRMPSEEIIYAHDDCGAPTYFMQLVQTATLYALLASGDNLDMERIVRAMTHHPVMVSGEGQFDTELMRLTTGELVSKAGSEGIQCIARVGEGLGLAIKVEDGAKRAKHAVAIHILKQMGWITPAIAETLTETYMTLGNFKRLEVVGDLSLP, encoded by the coding sequence ATGACTAGGGGAAAACGCACGATTCATACCGCAGAACTGCAAGTACGGTTACTGCGCGAGGGCATCATTGAATCAACACACCGCGTTCAGGCAGTGGTGGCTGATAATCGAGGACGCGCATTGTCGGTCGCCGGTAGCCCTGAAACCGCTACATTTGTTCGATCGGCATTGAAGCCCTTCCAAGCTCTGACTGTTGCTAGTAGCGGCGCGCTAGAACGCTATAGCCTGACCGATCGCGACTTGGCCATTATTTGCAGTTCCCATCAAGGCACGGTGGAGCAGGCCCGGCAAGTCTTTAATATCCTTTGGCGCTGTGATGTCGATCCCTCGGCCTTACAGTGTCCCATTCCTCCGGGTCGGCGCAGTCGCTTAGAGCACAATTGTTCGGGCAAACATGCGGGAATGCTGGCAGTATGTCGGCAACTGAATTATCCGTTGTCTAACTACACCCAGCGAAATCATCCGGTACAGCGCTTGATTTTGGGCAAAATTGCTGAGTTACTGCGGATGCCCTCGGAAGAAATTATTTATGCCCATGACGATTGCGGCGCACCGACCTACTTTATGCAGTTGGTGCAGACGGCCACACTTTATGCGCTGTTGGCGTCGGGTGATAACTTGGACATGGAGCGGATTGTGCGGGCTATGACCCACCACCCGGTGATGGTGTCGGGAGAAGGCCAGTTTGATACGGAACTTATGCGTTTGACGACTGGCGAACTAGTAAGTAAAGCGGGGTCGGAAGGAATTCAGTGCATAGCGCGAGTTGGAGAAGGCTTGGGGCTGGCGATTAAGGTGGAAGACGGAGCCAAACGTGCCAAACATGCTGTCGCCATTCACATTCTCAAGCAAATGGGCTGGATTACGCCAGCGATCGCTGAAACCTTGACTGAAACTTACATGACCCTAGGTAACTTCAAACGACTGGAGGTAGTGGGTGATCTGTCGTTGCCTTAA
- a CDS encoding LL-diaminopimelate aminotransferase, with translation MATINDNYLKLKAGYLFPEIARRVSAFAEANPDANIIRLGIGDVTEPLPEACRIAMIQAVEEMGDRSTFKGYGPEQGYAWLREKIATHDFQARGCSVDASEIFISDGSKCDTGNILDIFGKDNTIAVTDPVYPVYVDTNVMAGHTGEVNDRGEYGGLVYLPITAENDFTAEIPSQKVDLIYLCFPNNPTGATATKAHLQAWVEYAKAHGSIIFFDAAYEAFITDPDLPHSIYEIEGARDCAIEFRSFSKNAGFTGTRCALTVVPKTLKAKAADGTDVELWKLWNRRQSTKFNGVSYIVQRGAEAVYSDAGQAQVRDLVNFYMDNAKIIRQQLTAAGIAVYGGVNAPYVWVKTPHGLSSWDFFDKLLHTCHVVGTPGSGFGAAGEGYFRISAFNSRDNVEAAMQRITDKFKA, from the coding sequence ATGGCGACAATTAACGACAATTATCTCAAACTCAAGGCTGGTTATCTCTTTCCCGAAATTGCTCGACGAGTGAGTGCATTTGCAGAGGCCAACCCCGATGCCAACATCATTCGGCTTGGCATTGGCGACGTAACAGAACCCCTGCCCGAAGCCTGTCGCATAGCCATGATTCAAGCAGTTGAAGAAATGGGCGATCGATCAACCTTCAAAGGCTATGGGCCGGAACAAGGCTACGCTTGGCTGCGAGAGAAAATTGCGACTCATGATTTTCAAGCGCGGGGCTGTTCGGTGGATGCGTCAGAGATTTTTATCTCGGATGGGTCTAAGTGTGATACGGGTAATATTCTCGATATTTTTGGTAAGGATAATACGATCGCTGTCACCGACCCAGTTTATCCTGTATATGTCGATACAAACGTCATGGCTGGGCATACAGGCGAGGTCAATGATAGAGGAGAATATGGTGGCTTAGTGTATTTACCGATCACGGCTGAAAATGATTTCACGGCTGAAATTCCCTCTCAAAAGGTGGATTTAATCTACTTATGTTTTCCTAACAACCCCACTGGCGCAACCGCGACAAAAGCGCATCTACAAGCCTGGGTCGAGTATGCCAAAGCCCACGGCTCTATCATTTTCTTTGATGCTGCCTATGAAGCATTCATTACCGACCCAGACCTGCCGCATTCTATTTACGAAATTGAGGGAGCGCGAGACTGTGCGATCGAGTTCCGCTCTTTCTCAAAAAATGCAGGCTTTACTGGAACTCGTTGTGCACTGACAGTGGTGCCCAAAACCCTAAAAGCCAAAGCGGCTGATGGCACAGATGTAGAGCTATGGAAGCTGTGGAATCGCCGCCAATCTACCAAGTTCAACGGCGTGTCCTATATTGTGCAGCGCGGAGCCGAGGCTGTTTATAGCGATGCTGGACAAGCCCAAGTTCGCGATCTGGTCAATTTCTACATGGACAATGCCAAAATTATTCGCCAACAACTGACGGCTGCCGGAATTGCTGTTTATGGTGGTGTCAATGCGCCCTATGTCTGGGTGAAAACGCCGCACGGACTGTCTAGTTGGGATTTCTTCGACAAATTGCTGCACACCTGCCACGTAGTA